The region TATATTGGGCATCTTCATCTGTCATCGTTTTACACCAATAGTACGCGCAAATAATTCAGAGCTGAGTTTCCTGCTCTTGGTCTcattgaaattatgttttctgtGTTCACTGCTGTTCATCGGGCGTCCCAAGTTATGGACCTGTCAGCTGAGACACGCAGCATTCGGGATAAGCTTTGTGTTATCTGTTTCATGCATTCTGGTAAAAACAATGGTTGTCCTGGCTGTCTTCAAAGCTTCCAAGCCAGAAGGTGGAGCGATACTGAAGTGGTTTAGTACAGTTCAGCAGAGAACAACAGTTATTGTGCTCACTTCCATCCAGGGAGCAATCTGCGCTGTGTGGCTACTGTTTGCCTCACCTGTTCCCCATAAAAACACCAAATACCACAAAGACAAGATAGTTTATGAATGTGTTGTTGGTTCTACAATTGGTTTTTCTCTGTTACTTGGTTACATTGGCTCACTGGCAATACTCAGCTTTCTATTAGCATTTCTTGCAAGAAATCTTCCAGACAGCTTCAATGAGGCAAAGCTTATCACTTTCAGCATGGTGATTTTCTGTGCTGTGTGGGCCGCCTTTGTCCCTGCTTATGTCAACTCTCCAGGCAAATATGCAGATGCAGTGGAGGTATTTGCCATCCTGGCCTCCAGTTTTGGCCTCTTGGTAGCACTCTTTGGACCTAAATGTTACATCATCCTGTTTAGACCAgagaagaacacaaagaaaggaATCATGGGGAGATGAGCCACCTCTTTACAAGAACAACAGTTGCATTAAAAAGATACGCTGATATCTGGATAAGTGTATTGTCACATAGGAGTTTTCTTCTTGTTACGAAGAAATAAAGAAGCAGACTTTCAAAATAGGAAAATAACTCACcatagaaacattaaaaaatagtttttctggGAGAGGTGCATTTGGTTTTAATGTTATTGATTCCCATTTCTTgcttgatgacatttttttctgtaattttccTGTTTGATTTTGTAtgttatacatatataattCCAGTCTGTTTTTTAATAGTTATCtgtcaaatgtaaatattgaaAGACAATATTGACAGTTAATTGTAATGgaaaatgtccatccatccatccatccatactgATCAGTCTTCAGTCTGTTCAGTATGTCCGACATTTCCCCCTAGACCTCCCCCGGTAGGACATGCGCAGCTTATGATCTCTTCGTAGGACTTTTTTGACTCAAATGTTACATCATCCTGTTTAGGCCAGAGAATAACACGAGGAAATGAATCATGGGTAGATGAACCACCGTTGTATAAGAAAAACACTTGCATTACAGAGTTACAGTAAGAAGATACCGGATATTTGCATAAGTGCATCGTCATATAGTGGCGTTGCCCTTGACATATTCATTACTAAAAAATCAGGAAGCAGATTTTCAAATTTAGAAACAAGTATTTCACTGTAGAAACATTAGAAATGAGTTTTTGGAAGaggtgtatttgtttttatagtaAATTATTCCCTTACTTGatcacattttttatgttttatgtcatattatatatatatatatatatatatatatatatatatatatatatatatgacataaTTAGTAGTCatatggaaaaaaagaagggtATAAGAGCTTCATAGACTTAGCGTGATTTGAATAAAAGTAAATGCCTGATAAAGTTGAAATTTCAATGGAAATGCACTGAGAGGCATCTGCAATCACACCTGGGTACACAGTAAACTAATACCAAGTACAGCTAATGATTTTGGGTAAACACTGGCCTTAAATTAACCACATAGTGAGGCAATGTACACAGGTGTATTTATGACCTGTAAGACAGTACGGTGTGTGTCCTGTGCCAAGTTGCTTCATCTGACACTTTGCCCTGGGAGGAGGAACAGGTCTCCCCAACTGCCCTCTGAAGAATTTCTGCTGCCAGAGTGATGATACCCTACACATCGCCTCTGGCCTAGTAATGAAAATCAGTGGTCAACTGGTGTGCCCTGACACCACACAAGTAACAATGCACCATTCAGATACACACTATACTGAATAAATTATGACACTCATGCCAGAACAGGACACATCCAATTGCTGATCCCCAAAAGGTATTGGAAaatgatttcctgtggaaaacATAAGAGTACAAAGTCTGAAAACTGATCAGTAAATGTTTAAGGTGACTATCTGCTGTTAAAAAAGTCTGATTCACTCTGTGAAAATCATGACATTGTATCTTTTACTTTGAATCTTTCTGCTGGATCTATGAAATGAGGAGGATTTTCTCCACATGACACTGACCTGCAATTTAACAGATAAAATGTGAAGTAAATTGACACAATTGACTCttgtttattaattttgtttgtattgatATTTTTCTACAAAAGACTGTGAAATTgtggcattttaaaaaaattttaaaatgcagtaaAATCACAAACATTGTAAAACATAATATTAAACCACATAAACAATCCACTGATGTGTGTATCATTTGAATGTGAtatcaaacaaaacacagcacAAGGTGAACAGGTAAAAAAGTTACAAGAATTGTGCACTTAACAAAGTGCACAATTCTCAACAGGCATTATCAAATGATAATCAAAGTCCAAGGGGTGTTCCCTCTTTAATATACTGGAAGATGAGTggttgttttaaaatatatataagtcatgaaaacacaaatgtagACAATTGAGAGATGGAGatctcatttttaattgttggtTTGCTCATGTTTGATCTGTATTGTGGAGATGGTCTCAAACAAAAGGCTAGATTTACAGGGGGTATTGTTCATAGAATTAACAATCAGGCCTCAACTGTAACATGTAAACCCCAAGGTACCGCTCGCCTGCCAGCATTCTCTATGGATGGAGACTTTGTTATTGGGGGTGTTTTCTCCATGCACCACTACAAACACACCTTGAGATATAACTACACCACTGTACCTGAGCCACTGAGATGCACAGGGAGGTCTGTCAGGAGAAGTGATTGTTGAGAGTATCAGAGTGTGTTACTGAAATGCTTTTATTCGTGTTACATTTTCTTGTCATTAACTGTGGCTGCCTTAGTTACAAGATTAATGTCTGTTATCACACATGATATTAAATTGCAAATCTCTTTCTTACGTTACCTGCTTAAAtagtgcatcatcatcatcgtcgtatGCATGTTTGACAATTTAATTTCTGTCTCCAGCATTCACTACCGTCAACTGCGCTTCTCACAGGCTATGATCTTTGCCATTGAGGAGATTAACAACAGCACCGAGCTCCTGCCCGGTGTCAAACTGGGTTATCAGATCCATGACTCCTGCACCTCTGTGCCAGTAACAGTGCATGTGGCATTTCAGCTTTCAAATAGCCTGGATCAGGCATTTCACAGTGGTGATAACTGCTCTCAGTCTGGTATGGTGGTGGGAGTTGTGGGTGAATCTGGATCTACACAATCTATGAGCATGTCACGTATTATCGGGAGGTTCAACATCCCTCAAGTAAGCATTTGAATTTCTGACAAACTGTAATAGAAATGAATACTGATTCATGTGCCTGCCATGTTCAATAATCATATTTATGTTTTCACTTAGGTGAGCCATTTTGCCACTTGTGCATGTCTGTCTGATAAGATGCAGTACCCTAATTTCTTCAGAACTGTACCAAGTGACCAGTTCCAGGCTGATGCACTGGCCAagcttgtaaaacattttggcTGGACTTGGATCGGTGCAATCCGATCAGATTCAGACTATGGCAACAACGGTATGGCATCTTTCCTGCTCACGGCACAGAAGGAGGGAATCTGTGTGGAATACTCTGTGTCTTTCCATCGGACAAACCCACGTAGCAAGATCCAGAGAGTAGCTGATGTGATCCGGAGGTGTCCATATCACAGATTGTGTCAAAGTGTGACAGTGGTTGTATTTGCACAAACCTTACAAAATGCACTCAATCAATTTcatccacacatccatccatccttcgaTAAATCTGTGCAATCATTTTTAGATTTAGATGACCACAATTGTCTCTTCTACATCTGCTTCTTCAACTTTTTGGGTCACTgtggttgctggagccaatcccagctgaccaCAGGCGAGAGGCCGGATGAACTCCACACACGTTTCCAGCGCATTGTGGAGCCACAAGAAAGCCAACAACCACTCACTCTCTCAACCTCTGCTATGACACAGACTCATGAATTTAAACAAATGACACCATGGAAGCCTGTCACTTGTTATAATACATGTGAATGTCTTCCACAGATCAACAGCTCACGTTATTGTGGCATTTATTACCTCAGCTGAACTGAGACTCCTTCTGGAGGAGCTGTCACGTGAGGCTTTTCCACCCCGCCAATGGGTAGGAACTGAGGGTTGGGTCACCAACGGAGACATGTTGAAGTACAGATTCTGTGCTGGAGCTATTGGATTTGGCATTGAGCGATCAGTCATCCCTGGATTGAGAGACTTCCTGCTGGATCTCTCTGCCACAAACGTGGCCTCTTCCCCAGTGCTCACTGAGTTCTGGGAGGTTGTATTCAACTGCAGGCTGGGGACATGTGAGAgaactgtttctgttgttgtaaaaAGGTCCACCAGAAATTAAGAAAGTAAAACCCACTTTTCTTTAGATTCATTAGTGGATTTGGTTTTGTATGAAATTATGTCCggcaaaatattttgacctttctttgttgttatttatattatgatatacagtataatatatggTTTTAATGTAGGAACAAAAATATTCTGTCCAGTTACTGCCACAGGTGAGAGAATGTGTGATGGAACTGAAGACATGCAGACTCTCCAGAACCCATACACCGACACATCTCAACTTCGAATCACTAACATGGTCTATAAGGCAGTTTATGCATTAGCACATGCCCTTCATAACACATTGTGCCCGGACACAAATTCCTCAACTCACTGCGACAAATACAACAAGTTGTCATTAAAGGAGGTTggttaaaattataaaaaaagcagaaaaacacattccaATTTTAGAactacattatatatatatatatatatatatatatatatatatatatatatatatatatatatatatacacacacacacatacatttaattcaatttgtaATTAACTTCTCTTCATAGGTCCTTAATCACTTGAAGAAAGTGAAGTTTAACCAAAACGGTTATGACGTGTCATTTGATGCAAATGGGGATCCCGTGGCCAAGTATGAGCTGGTCAATTGGCAGAAAAGTCTCAGGGGCAGCATTGAGATTGTGACAGTGGGACATTATGATGGGTCATTGCCAGCGGGTCAGGAGTTCCAAATTAATACGAACCTCATGTTCATGGAGGGTGTCACAAAAGTAAGGAGTTTTAAGCCAATTCAAATGGATGCTTTGAAGGTCTTAATGATGTAATTTTACACTGTTAGAAGTTTATAATGACTGTGAAGAGAGCCATTCCAAATGTTATTGTAAATATCTTTGTCCTttagcacattttattttcatctaatTTTTGGAAGATAtgtttatgaatttaaaaatctgGTCATTTGTTCCTTCTGCAGCTACGTTGCATTTTTCCAAATACTATATACATTTATAACCAATACAAagaattacaaatattacaaagaTACAAGACTATTATAACATAAGTTTTTAGAAATAGTTTGGAATTgccatttttattaatttttaaataattattaattgtaATGACACATTAAATCTTCTTGACCTTGCATTCATGTATCAGGTTCCGAAGTCGGTGTGTAGTGACAGATGTCACCCAGGAACCcgtaaagtgcttcaaaaaggAAAACCCATCTGCTGCTATGATTGTGTGCGATGTCCTGATGGAGAGATTAGCAATTCTACAGGTGATTTAGTTCCTATTCATAAATACCACATGACATATATGACTACTaattttcatttgtaattttttgttttgtgttttagacTCTCTTGATTGTACCCCTTGCTCTCATGAATTCTGGCCTAATGCAGAGAGCAACACTTGTCTACCCAAGCCTGTTGAATTTCTTTCCTACGATGAGGTCCTAGGAATCATCCTGGCAGCGTTCTCAGTTGGTGGTGCCTGTCTCACCATCATGACTGCAGTTCTGTTCTATCAACATAGAACATCCCCGATTGTCAAGGCCAACAACTCTGAGCTgagcttcctgctgctcttctctctGACTCTGTGTTTCCTGAGTTCATTAACTTTCATTGGAGCACCCTCTGACTGGTCCTGCATGCTGCGACACACAGCCTTTGCAATCACCTTTGTCCTCTGCATGTCTTGTATTTTAGGCAAAACAATTGTAGTATTAATGGCCTTCAAGGCCACCCTCCCAGGCAGGAATGTCATGAAATGGTTTGGTCCGCTGCAGCAAAGAATAACTGTAGCCTGCATAACATTTATACAGGTATTAATATGTACCATTTGGTTGGTTGTTAGTCCCCCGTTTCCAATCAAGAACTTAACTGTATATAAGAAAAGAATCATTCTGGAATGTGCTTTAGGCTCAGCTGTTGGGTTCTGGGGTGTACTTGGGTACATTGGGCTACTAGCTGTCTTTTGTTTAGTGCTTGCTATTCTAGCTCGGAAACTGCCCG is a window of Antennarius striatus isolate MH-2024 chromosome 7, ASM4005453v1, whole genome shotgun sequence DNA encoding:
- the LOC137599023 gene encoding extracellular calcium-sensing receptor-like, with product MDGDFVIGGVFSMHHYKHTLRYNYTTVPEPLRCTGSIHYRQLRFSQAMIFAIEEINNSTELLPGVKLGYQIHDSCTSVPVTVHVAFQLSNSLDQAFHSGDNCSQSGMVVGVVGESGSTQSMSMSRIIGRFNIPQVSHFATCACLSDKMQYPNFFRTVPSDQFQADALAKLVKHFGWTWIGAIRSDSDYGNNGMASFLLTAQKEGICVEYSVSFHRTNPRSKIQRVADVIRRSTAHVIVAFITSAELRLLLEELSREAFPPRQWVGTEGWVTNGDMLKYRFCAGAIGFGIERSVIPGLRDFLLDLSATNVASSPVLTEFWEVVFNCRLGTFTATGERMCDGTEDMQTLQNPYTDTSQLRITNMVYKAVYALAHALHNTLCPDTNSSTHCDKYNKLSLKEVLNHLKKVKFNQNGYDVSFDANGDPVAKYELVNWQKSLRGSIEIVTVGHYDGSLPAGQEFQINTNLMFMEGVTKVPKSVCSDRCHPGTRKVLQKGKPICCYDCVRCPDGEISNSTDSLDCTPCSHEFWPNAESNTCLPKPVEFLSYDEVLGIILAAFSVGGACLTIMTAVLFYQHRTSPIVKANNSELSFLLLFSLTLCFLSSLTFIGAPSDWSCMLRHTAFAITFVLCMSCILGKTIVVLMAFKATLPGRNVMKWFGPLQQRITVACITFIQVLICTIWLVVSPPFPIKNLTVYKKRIILECALGSAVGFWGVLGYIGLLAVFCLVLAILARKLPDSFNEAKLITFSMLIFCAVWITFIPAYVSSPGKFTVAVEIFAILASSFGLIFCISAPKCFIILFKPDKNTKKQFLNKNKSQHI